The Parambassis ranga chromosome 14, fParRan2.1, whole genome shotgun sequence genome includes a window with the following:
- the zc3h12b gene encoding probable ribonuclease ZC3H12B: MTAWSMVEKLKMEKRPCREQNIDSSEAQHATDESEDGSSSESESEEQQHQRVQVNNSSCRKREPLAVTKPHRQLCRSPCLDRPSFSQSSTVQDLREDEATVVPGIKPASDREYQSKMEFALKLGYSAEQVEAVLNKLGAAALINDVLAELVRLGNKVEPENQPCSSMATSISRAPCVKETDSPEVSVEEESVDTYDNLRPIVIDGSNVAMSHGNKEVFSCRGIQLAVEWFLEKGHKDITVFVPAWRKEQSRPDALITDQEILRKLEKEKILVFTPSRRVQGRRVVCYDDRFIVKLAYDSDGIIVSNDNYRDLQNEKPEWKKFIEERLLMYSFVNDKFMPPDDPLGRHGPSLENFLRKRPVVPEHKKQPCPYGKKCTYGHKCKYYHPERVNQPQRSVADELRAFAKLSAVKTMSEGALAKCDIGPAPIKGESSSEAKRVAPKRQSDPSIRSVACEPPEALSAVRKSETNSVPSLVSALSVPTMQPAKSHAAGALNTRSASSPVPGSLQFAHSSLEHMSSVQYPPILVTNSHGASITYSEQFPKYDSVSDHGYYSLHSDFSNMSMSSMHNVDSFCSMEHEHVYQRNPSHCPESCLSHSNSDSFSSYGDLYPSSVDSSLEESLKGQQPSPAQSRMQAFTHGFRHEVLTRVQSYGPEEPKQGLRKQSGAHLAPHIQHTAVGARSSCPGDYPLTQNVLPPLSSQPTRSLGMTRMDSISDSRLYDSNPMRQRRPPLCREQHASWDPLPCGNETYGYHSYPLSNSLMPCCERVMVRSMPDKMEQIWNSPWENPSATEHQERYVIPDHQYQTYRNLCNIFPAYIVHSVMEKNPHLTDPQQLAAVIVTKLRSCH; this comes from the exons ATGACAGCATGGTCCATGGTGGAGAAGCTCAAAATGGAAAAACGCCCATGCAGGGAACAGAACATTGACTCAAGTGAGGCCCAGCATGCCACTGATGAGTCTGAGGATGGAAGCAGCTCAGAAAGCGAATCAGAAGAGCAGCAACACCAGAGGGTTCAGGTGAACAACAGTAGCTGTAGGAAGAGGGAGCCATTGGCTGTCACAAAACCCCACCGACAGCTCTGCCGCTCTCCATGCCTTGACCGGCCCAGTTTTTCCCAGAGTAGCACTGTGCAGGATTTGCGTGAGGATGAGGCCACTGTGGTACCAGGGATCAAGCCTGCCAGTGACAGAGAGTACCAGAGCAAGATGGAATTTGCTTTGAAGTTGGGCTATTCTGCAGAGCAGGTGGAAGCAGTACTCAACAAGCTGGGGGCTGCTGCACTAATCAACGATGTACTTGCTGAGTTAGTTCGGCTTGGAAACAAAGTAGAACCTGAAAACCAACCATGCAGCAGTATGGCCACATCAATATCACGGGCTCCCTGTGTTAAAGAGACTGATAGTCCGGAAGTTTCAGTAGAAGAGGAATCTGTGGATACTTATGATaacctcagacccatcgtcattGATGGCTCGAATGTGGCAATGAG cCATGGAAACAAAGAGGTATTCTCTTGCCGTGGTATCCAGCTTGCTGTTGAGTGGTTTCTGGAGAAAGGACACAAAGACATCACTGTGTTTGTCCCAGCCTGGAGAAAGGAGCAGTCCAGACCTGATGCCCTGATCACAG ATCAAGAAATATTGCGCAAGCTAGAGAAAGAAAAGATCCTGGTTTTCACCCCGTCTCGGAGAGTTCAAGGCAGGAGAGTGGTTTGCTATGATGATCGCTTCATAGTGAAGCTGGCTTATGATTCTGATGGAATTATTGTGTCAAATGACAACTACAGAGACTTGCAAAATGAAAAGCCAGAGTGGAAAAAGTTCATAGAAGAGCGTCTACTAATGTACTCTTTTGTCAATGACAA GTTTATGCCACCTGATGATCCATTGGGAAGACATGGGCCAAGCTTAGAAAATTTTCTTCGCAAACGGCCTGTTGTTCCAGAGCACAAAAAGCAGCCTTGCCCCTATG GGAAAAAGTGCACATATGGACACAAGTGCAAGTACTATCATCCGGAGCGAGTCAACCAGCCACAGCGGTCTGTGGCTGATGAACTGCGAGCCTTTGCCAAACTGTCTGCGGTGAAAACAATGAGTGAGGGGGCTTTAGCTAAATGTGATATTGGTCCAGCACCTATAAAGGGTGAGAGCAGCTCTGAGGCCAAACGTGTGGCACCAAAACGACAGTCTGACCCCAGCATTCGTTCAGTGGCCTGTGAACCTCCAGAGGCACTGTCCGCTGTTAGGAAGTCTGAGACAAATTCAGTGCCTTCCCTtgtgtctgctctcagtgtgcCCACCATGCAGCCTGCCAAGAGCCATGCAGCTGGGGCCTTGAACACACGATCAGCCAGCAGCCCAGTGCCAGGTTCTTTGCAGTTTGCACACAGTTCTCTGGAGCACATGTCAAGTGTACAGTACCCTCCTATTTTAGTCACTAATAGTCATGGCGCCTCTATAACATACAGTGAACAGTTTCCAAAGTATGACTCTGTAAGCGACCATGGATATTATTCACTGCACAGTGATTTTTCAAATATGAGCATGAGCAGCATGCATAATGTTGACAGTTTCTGTAGCATGGAGCACGAGCATGTGTATCAGAGAAATCCCAGCCACTGCCCTGAATCCTGCCTCAGCCATTCAAACAGTGACTCCTTCTCCTCTTATGGGGACCTGTACCCAAGCTCTGTGGACAGTAGTTTAGAGGAGAGTTTGAAGGGGCAGCAGCCGTCTCCCGCTCAGAGTAGGATGCAAGCTTTTACCCATGGATTTCGTCATGAAGTGCTGACAAGGGTACAGAGTTACGGACCAGAGGAACCCAAGCAAGGCCTTCGTAAGCAGTCTGGAGCTCATCTAGCACCACATATCCAGCACACGGCCGTGGGAGCCAGGTCCAGCTGCCCTGGAGACTATCCCCTAACTCAGAATGTCCTCCCACCTTTGTCCTCACAACCCACACGGTCCTTAGGTATGACTCGCATGGACAGCATATCAGATTCAAGACTATATGATAGCAACCCAATGAGACAGAGGCGACCTCCACTGTGCCGTGAGCAGCATGCAAGCTGGGACCCTCTGCCTTGTGGTAACGAGACCTATGGCTATCATTCATATCCACTGAGTAACAGCTTGATGCCATGTTGTGAGCGGGTGATGGTCCGCAGTATGCCAGACAAAATGGAACAAATCTGGAACTCGCCATGGGAGAACCCATCTGCAACTGAGCACCAAGAGCGGTATGTTATCCCAGACCACCAGTATCAGACATATAGAAACCTTTGTAACATTTTTCCTGCTTATATAGTCCACTCTGTAATGGAGAAGAACCCTCACCTGACAGATCCACAACAACTTGCCGCTGTCATCGTCACAAAACTGAGATCATGCCACTGA
- the LOC114446689 gene encoding APC membrane recruitment protein 1-like produces the protein MASRKVDEPPRDTKDLPPPCEQLSQCGPDDITEELQPDATNATVKSQKSGKFRRTALTFFGVRKSICILPSFFGGRSKNPNKWSTKKGITKSRTHDGLSKVSHDDHLRSGYTPAGDFEYRSQRDAVGDRHSSCHNECSPPTAEQKSLTLGRQKKGLRGLFYSFRHHRNHRNVGLDKTEMIAMSSPHYMKEVPVVHDNTNQYVTECLESEPNVPDVADVICDISTGRECSDGDALERHVEKENPKSELADQVCDDTSEEINLMAVVSSEHEEISGGHSEPCLVKLQMMSEPILNSETPTGSTDQLNLIFGEVASLKSFDSLTGCGDIIADQEDDSITETTVSGERSRNGGKRASCYLTYQGGGEEMASPENLDETCLHDFWENNASEEVCCSCNPDHTDITTELTSSHNVDLLNSSSAQQASGIDTSSIADVLTPQSEHQESVPNSDEGYYDSTTPGPEDGQEKTDRIRTSRLPRDSYSGDALYELFAPDESLISPHYENKSKLQLSKQCNYLGEQADVADSAFVSEISRLQISPELYKVCDFLEMPSTCSKSSELAQSAAGRQEISMNKHSNLNSKPQASVKMNNTEADMFEEKGKLLASTEKRPKSINADSEKRHSSLSFGSTSDPDFETFCEPKEEHLEENKPVALPYRNINTQSEDCNNDLDDGQTVCFSQALVDFTKHTQMLSNLHNSVDDLERNSAFTPNMEALPTIVTFDVVDMHNEGEYDEQIHMELEEDISSPYQEFEESYLQKDAFAECDYQMLDLYEQNMISNTWAVASLPRHLGLTRVSQSMPNALSLDRRSRSLDTESLELKMPDAYRENRAAIVSCPQTEKDSERDSSPYYKQNVAVSASEVRDTNSIMALSWRTRSEMALSLPLADGEISENVQSLSQTQHKMFSSSPSSDSQCLYSSVSDRVCCDLISQSTEPYNRQCVLPLQSDSCLPRSTFVYSEMMQEVSDDIDDDMFCNAATNSQSYNQCGKGRTVADREGMSHTGNPQNAGAPRDVVCPVACSNLPEATFN, from the coding sequence ATGGCCTCTCGCAAGGTAGACGAGCCACCAAGAGACACAAAGGATTTACCTCCACCCTGTGAACAGCTTTCTCAATGTGGTCCCGATGATATCACTGAAGAGCTTCAGCCTGATGCCACAAATGCAACAGTAAAATCTCAAAAATCTGGAAAATTCAGGAGGACTGCTTTGACCTTTTTTGGAGTACGTAAAAGCATCTGCATTTTACCAAGTTTTTTTGGAGGAaggagtaaaaatccaaacaagTGGTCTACTAAAAAAGGAATCACCAAAAGCAGAACTCATGATGGGCTAAGCAAGGTTAGTCATGATGACCATCTGAGAAGTGGGTACACCCCAGCTGGAGATTTTGAATATCGCAGCCAGAGGGATGCTGTAGGAGATCGCCACAGTAGCTGTCACAATGAATGTAGTCCCCCGACTGCAGAACAGAAATCACTGACTCTTGGTCGGCAGAAAAAGGGTCTGAGGGGTCTGTTTTACAGTTTTAGGCATCACAGAAATCATAGAAATGTTGGATTAGATAAAACAGAAATGATAGCAATGTCCTCTCCTCACTACATGAAAGAGGTGCCTGTTGTCCACGACAACACCAACCAGTATGTCACAGAGTGCCTGGAATCTGAACCTAATGTGCCTGATGTTGCAGATGTTATATGTGATATTTCCACTGGCCGTGAATGTAGTGATGGAGACGCATTAGAAAGGCATGTGGAGAAAGAAAACCCAAAGTCTGAGCTTGCCGATCAGGTGTGTGATGATACGTCGGAGGAAATAAATCTCATGGCTGTGGTTTCTAGTGAACATGAAGAGATTTCTGGAGGTCACAGCGAGCCTTGCCTTGTTAAACTACAGATGATGTCTGAGCCTATATTAAATTCTGAAACACCTACTGGCTCAACAGATCAGCTTAACCTCATCTTTGGAGAAGTTGCATCACTGAAGAGCTTCGATTCTCTCACTGGCTGCGGGGACATTATTGCAGATCAAGAAGATGACAGCATCACTGAGACTACCGTTTCTGGAGAAAGGAGCAGAAATGGAGGGAAGAGGGCCTCTTGTTATCTTACTTACCAGGGTGGTGGTGAGGAAATGGCTTCACCCGAAAATCTAGATGAAACATGTCTTCATGATTTCTGGGAAAATAACGCTTCAGAGGAAGTCTGCTGTTCTTGCAATCCAGACCACACAGACATAACCACTGAGCTTACAAGTTCTCACAATGTGGACCTGTTGAACAGTAGCAGTGCGCAGCAGGCTAGTGGCATAGACACTTCTTCAATAGCTGATGTCTTAACGCCTCAAAGTGAGCATCAGGAATCAGTTCCAAATAGTGACGAGGGATACTATGATTCAACAACCCCGGGGCCAGAAGATGGGCAAGAGAAAACCGATAGAATACGAACAAGCAGGTTACCCCGGGACAGTTACAGCGGTGATGCCCTTTATGAACTCTTTGCACCTGATGAGAGTCTCATCAGTCCACACtatgaaaacaaatcaaaactCCAATTGTCCAAACAGTGCAACTATTTAGGCGAGCAAGCAGATGTGGCCGATTCTGCCTTTGTTTCTGAAATTAGTCGACTACAAATAAGTCCTGAATTGTATAAAGTTTGTGATTTCCTAGAGATGCCAAGTACATGCAGTAAATCCTCTGAGCTGGCACAAAGTGCGGCTGGTCGGCAGGAAATCAGTATGAATAAACACTCTAATTTGAATTCAAAACCCCAGGCATCAGTTAAaatgaataatacagaagcAGATATGTTTGAAGAAAAGGGAAAATTGCTTGCTTCCACTGAAAAAAGACCAAAATCCATAAATGCTGACAGCGAAAAAAGGCACAGCAGCTTATCATTCGGAAGCACTTCTGACCCAGACTTTGAAACATTTTGTGAACCCAAAGAGGAACATCTGGAGGAAAACAAGCCTGTGGCTTTACCATACAGAAATATTAATACTCAGTCTGAAGATTGTAACAATGACTTGGATGACGggcagactgtgtgtttctcacaAGCACTTGTGGATTTCACAAAACACACTCAAATGCTGAGTAACTTGCACAACAGTGTGGATGATTTGGAAAGAAACTCTGCCTTCACTCCAAATATGGAGGCCTTACCTACCATAGTCACATTTGATGTCGTGGATATGCATAATGAGGGTGAATACGATGAGCAGATTCACATGGAACTGGAAGAGGACATCTCCTCCCCCTATCAGGAATTTGAAGAAAGCTatttacaaaaagatgcatttgCTGAATGTGATTATCAAATGTTGGATCTGTATGAACAGAACATGATCAGTAATACATGGGCAGTTGCTAGTCTCCCACGGCACCTTGGCCTTACAAGAGTCAGTCAGTCCATGCCTAATGCATTGTCTCTAGACAGGAGGAGTAGGTCTCTGGACACTGAGAGCCTTGAGTTGAAGATGCCCGACGCATACCGGGAGAACAGAGCTGCTATCGTTTCATGTCCTCAAACTGAGAAGGACTCTGAGAGAGATTCGTCACCATATTATAAACAGAATGTAGCCGTGTCTGCATCAGAGGTTAGAGACACTAACAGCATTATGGCCTTATCGTGGCGAACAAGGTCAGAAATGGCTTTAAGCCTTCCTCTGGCAGATGGGGAAATCTCTGAGAATGTCCAGAGTCTTAGTCAAACCCAACATAAAATGTTTTCTAGCTCACCTAGCAGTGATTCCCAATGTCTTTACTCTAGCGTGTCGGACAGAGTGTGCTGTGATTTGatctcacagagcacagagCCGTACAATAGGCAGTGTGTCCTTCCTCTGCAGTCAGATTCATGTTTACCTCGTAGCACCTTTGTGTACTCTGAAATGATGCAGGAGGTATCTGACGATATTGATGACGATATGTTTTGTAATGCTGCCACTAATTCGCAATCCTATAATCAGTGCGGTAAAGGGAGAACTGTGGCTGACAGGGAAGGCATGTCCCATACTGGGAATCCCCAGAATGCAGGAGCACCCAGGGATGTGGTGTGCCCTGTGGCCTGCAGCAATCTCCCTGAGGCGACCTTTAACTGA
- the gab3 gene encoding GRB2-associated-binding protein 3 isoform X1 — translation MLHSALSFTAAAAVTAAAGAAAVRTTRSAVKMSAGDVVCTGWLIKSPPEKKLKRFAWRKRWFVLRRGRMSGNPDVLEYYQSKNSKKPIRTIDLKECEVEMLNGQLRIKRDFHGKHLFVVKTSSRIFYLVAKTEEEMNSWISSISRICQFGSLEDAESSEEGLPHTPTSLQLSPDSSDRASVASQSDSSRPLDYLFLSQCETGSASTSRHDSFSNSEVSLEQKSLDDAVKDVYAEPSVSSLSHASPSSSLFLNGGLSNPPFSAPCSSITLPASSSSPLLPCATSVFQFDKPYSSASLEVTGDRLTPPPLPPKPNHLSEQLSDERAHRPRAMSARHFSNNALFPRRTSLSSLDHLRIGDAENRFIRNRRQSINLPCLNTTQVQSYQDESYVPMASPSPTVTTVESDGYIPMSPRAFSFLGTPSNVESSSSLSRLMCQADDLAPPPIHRHLKPRLRRARPPPLDLRGLSTITECPTHLPLSRAMTESCFSVNCIPLERRLDNGDTSREEATHCSAMESRLLGFDGAVQPWARSLNLDYLSLDFNSASPSPVQKQKPFLSDEHRVDYVQVDEKKTQALQNTKMEWTDVRQSKT, via the exons ATGCTTCACAGTGCTCTcagtttcacagcagcagcagcagtaacagcagcagcaggagcggcAGCCGTGAGGACGACGCGCTCTGCAGTCAAGATGAGTGCTGGGGATGTGGTCTGCACCGGCTGGCTCATTAAATCCCCCCCGGAGAAAAAACTAAAGAGATTT GCATGGAGGAAACGTTGGTTTGTGCTTCGAAGAGGTCGCATGAGTGGTAACCCTGATGTGCTGGAATACTACCAAAGCAAGAACTCCAAAAAGCCAATCCGCACCATTGACCTGAAGGAGTGTGAGGTCGAAATGCTGAACGGCCAACTTCGGATAAAGAGGGACTTCCATGGCAAGCACCTCTTTGTGGTGAAGACCTCATCTCGCATTTTTTACCTGGTGGCCAAAACCGAGGAggagatgaacagctggatCAGTAGCATCAGTCGGATCTGCCAGTTCGGGAGCCTGGAGGATGCAG AGAGCTCAGAAGAAGGCCTTCCTCACACCCCCACCTCCCTTCAGCTGTCACCTGACAGCTCTGACCGAGCATCTGTAGCAAGCCAATCGGATTCCAGTCGTCCACTGGActacctctttctctctcagtgTGAAACAGGGAGTGCAAGCACTAGTAG ACACGACAGCTTTTCAAACTCGGAGGTCTCTCTGGAGCAGAAGTCATTAGATGATGCCGTCAAGGACGTTTATGCCGAACCCTCTgtgtcctccctctctcacgCTAGTCCCAGTTCATCCCTCTTCCTCAATGGAGGGTTGTCTAACCCTCCCTTCAGTGCTCCATGCAGCTCCATAACTTTGCCGGCATCGTCTTCCTCTCCACTGCTGCCCTGTGCCACGAGTGTCTTCCAGTTTGACAAACCTTATTCCTCTGCATCATTGGAAGTAACAGGCGACAGACTAacacctcctccacttccacccAAGCCCAATCACCtttcagagcagctcagtgACGAGAGAGCTCACAGGCCGAGGGCAATGAGTGCACGGCATTTCTCAAACAACGCATTATTTCCCAGGAGAACATCTTTGTCCAGCCTGGACCATTTAAGAATAG GAGATGCTGAGAACAGATTCATAAGGAACAGGAGGCAAAGTATTAATCTG CCTTGTTTAAATACCACACAAGTTCAAAGCTACCAGGATGAGTCATATGTCCCCATGGCTTCCCCGTCACCAACTGTGACCACTGTCGAATCCGATGGTTACATTCCCATGAGCCCCAGGGCATTCAGCTTCCTCGGTACGCCAAGCAATGTggaatcctcctcctctctcagccGTCTGATGTGTCAGGCTGATGATCTTGCGCCACCACCAATTCACCGGCATCTCAAACCTCGCTTGAGAAGAG CTCGACCCCCACCTCTTGACTTAAGAGGACTTTCTACAATCACAGAATGCCCCACTCATCTACCCTTGAGCAGAGCCATGACCGAATCATG TTTTTCAGTGAACTGTATACCTCTGGAAAGAAGACTTGACAATGGGGACACTTCAAGAGAGGAAGCCACACACTGCTCAGCAATG GAATCAAGGCTTCTCGGTTTTGACGGAGCAGTTCAGCCCTGGGCAAGAAGCTTGAACCTTGACTACTTGTCACTGGATTTCAATTCTGCATCCCCCTCACCTGTGCAGAAG CAGAAGCCATTTCTGTCTGATGAGCACAGAGTGGATTACGTGCAGGTGGATGAAAAGAAGACTCAGGCACTTCAAAACACCAAAATGGAGTGGACAGACGTCCGGCAGTCAAAAACATGA
- the gab3 gene encoding GRB2-associated-binding protein 3 isoform X2, which translates to MLHSALSFTAAAAVTAAAGAAAVRTTRSAVKMSAGDVVCTGWLIKSPPEKKLKRFAWRKRWFVLRRGRMSGNPDVLEYYQSKNSKKPIRTIDLKECEVEMLNGQLRIKRDFHGKHLFVVKTSSRIFYLVAKTEEEMNSWISSISRICQFGSLEDAESSEEGLPHTPTSLQLSPDSSDRASVASQSDSSRPLDYLFLSQCETGSASTSRHDSFSNSEVSLEQKSLDDAVKDVYAEPSVSSLSHASPSSSLFLNGGLSNPPFSAPCSSITLPASSSSPLLPCATSVFQFDKPYSSASLEVTGDRLTPPPLPPKPNHLSEQLSDERAHRPRAMSARHFSNNALFPRRTSLSSLDHLRIGDAENRFIRNRRQSINLPCLNTTQVQSYQDESYVPMASPSPTVTTVESDGYIPMSPRAFSFLGTPSNVESSSSLSRLMCQADDLAPPPIHRHLKPRLRRARPPPLDLRGLSTITECPTHLPLSRAMTESCFSVNCIPLERRLDNGDTSREEATHCSAMESRLLGFDGAVQPWARSLNLDYLSLDFNSASPSPVQKKPFLSDEHRVDYVQVDEKKTQALQNTKMEWTDVRQSKT; encoded by the exons ATGCTTCACAGTGCTCTcagtttcacagcagcagcagcagtaacagcagcagcaggagcggcAGCCGTGAGGACGACGCGCTCTGCAGTCAAGATGAGTGCTGGGGATGTGGTCTGCACCGGCTGGCTCATTAAATCCCCCCCGGAGAAAAAACTAAAGAGATTT GCATGGAGGAAACGTTGGTTTGTGCTTCGAAGAGGTCGCATGAGTGGTAACCCTGATGTGCTGGAATACTACCAAAGCAAGAACTCCAAAAAGCCAATCCGCACCATTGACCTGAAGGAGTGTGAGGTCGAAATGCTGAACGGCCAACTTCGGATAAAGAGGGACTTCCATGGCAAGCACCTCTTTGTGGTGAAGACCTCATCTCGCATTTTTTACCTGGTGGCCAAAACCGAGGAggagatgaacagctggatCAGTAGCATCAGTCGGATCTGCCAGTTCGGGAGCCTGGAGGATGCAG AGAGCTCAGAAGAAGGCCTTCCTCACACCCCCACCTCCCTTCAGCTGTCACCTGACAGCTCTGACCGAGCATCTGTAGCAAGCCAATCGGATTCCAGTCGTCCACTGGActacctctttctctctcagtgTGAAACAGGGAGTGCAAGCACTAGTAG ACACGACAGCTTTTCAAACTCGGAGGTCTCTCTGGAGCAGAAGTCATTAGATGATGCCGTCAAGGACGTTTATGCCGAACCCTCTgtgtcctccctctctcacgCTAGTCCCAGTTCATCCCTCTTCCTCAATGGAGGGTTGTCTAACCCTCCCTTCAGTGCTCCATGCAGCTCCATAACTTTGCCGGCATCGTCTTCCTCTCCACTGCTGCCCTGTGCCACGAGTGTCTTCCAGTTTGACAAACCTTATTCCTCTGCATCATTGGAAGTAACAGGCGACAGACTAacacctcctccacttccacccAAGCCCAATCACCtttcagagcagctcagtgACGAGAGAGCTCACAGGCCGAGGGCAATGAGTGCACGGCATTTCTCAAACAACGCATTATTTCCCAGGAGAACATCTTTGTCCAGCCTGGACCATTTAAGAATAG GAGATGCTGAGAACAGATTCATAAGGAACAGGAGGCAAAGTATTAATCTG CCTTGTTTAAATACCACACAAGTTCAAAGCTACCAGGATGAGTCATATGTCCCCATGGCTTCCCCGTCACCAACTGTGACCACTGTCGAATCCGATGGTTACATTCCCATGAGCCCCAGGGCATTCAGCTTCCTCGGTACGCCAAGCAATGTggaatcctcctcctctctcagccGTCTGATGTGTCAGGCTGATGATCTTGCGCCACCACCAATTCACCGGCATCTCAAACCTCGCTTGAGAAGAG CTCGACCCCCACCTCTTGACTTAAGAGGACTTTCTACAATCACAGAATGCCCCACTCATCTACCCTTGAGCAGAGCCATGACCGAATCATG TTTTTCAGTGAACTGTATACCTCTGGAAAGAAGACTTGACAATGGGGACACTTCAAGAGAGGAAGCCACACACTGCTCAGCAATG GAATCAAGGCTTCTCGGTTTTGACGGAGCAGTTCAGCCCTGGGCAAGAAGCTTGAACCTTGACTACTTGTCACTGGATTTCAATTCTGCATCCCCCTCACCTGTGCAGAAG AAGCCATTTCTGTCTGATGAGCACAGAGTGGATTACGTGCAGGTGGATGAAAAGAAGACTCAGGCACTTCAAAACACCAAAATGGAGTGGACAGACGTCCGGCAGTCAAAAACATGA